One Turneriella parva DSM 21527 genomic region harbors:
- a CDS encoding DUF4199 domain-containing protein yields the protein MKILFRNLGYALLLTIISVFVNHALGFNTERHDIGDYSRHTVTVIFWCSIFLTIVQIRAVSGDDHNFLTAFRLGFFYSAFYSAAFALFMIFYQRVINPQFYPTYRKFFEDRLVTAKLSPDLIASRMRQFDMSFNGDFPTYVLLFLYMAMGGAILSAIAAAIFRNPVKNG from the coding sequence ATGAAGATTCTGTTTCGCAACCTCGGCTACGCGCTGCTTCTCACGATTATCAGCGTGTTCGTGAACCATGCACTCGGCTTCAATACAGAGCGTCACGACATCGGCGATTATTCGCGCCATACCGTGACGGTGATCTTCTGGTGTTCGATATTTCTGACAATCGTGCAGATTCGTGCTGTTTCGGGCGATGACCATAATTTTCTGACCGCGTTTCGTCTCGGCTTTTTCTATTCGGCGTTTTATTCGGCAGCCTTTGCCCTGTTCATGATTTTCTACCAGCGCGTGATCAACCCCCAGTTCTACCCAACCTATCGTAAATTTTTCGAAGACCGTCTGGTTACGGCAAAACTTTCGCCAGACCTGATCGCGTCGCGCATGCGCCAGTTCGACATGAGCTTCAACGGTGATTTCCCGACTTATGTTTTACTGTTCTTGTACATGGCGATGGGCGGAGCTATTCTGTCGGCGATTGCAGCAGCAATATTCAGAAACCCGGTGAAGAATGGCTGA
- a CDS encoding peroxiredoxin, translating to MLMIGKKAPEFKATALVGKDFKDVSLSDYKGKYVVLFFYPLDFTFVCPTEIIAFSDKAAEFEKLGAQVIGCSVDSKFSHLAWTEVPRDKGGIGEIKYPILADITKDIARSYGVLIEEAGIALRGVFIIDGNGVLKSATVNNNNVGRNIDEVLRTVQADQFAESHPGEVCPANWTPGASSMKADTKGSKEYFAKVAK from the coding sequence ATGTTAATGATTGGTAAGAAAGCCCCCGAGTTCAAGGCGACTGCGCTCGTAGGCAAAGATTTTAAAGATGTTTCACTCAGCGACTATAAGGGCAAATATGTTGTGCTCTTTTTCTATCCGCTCGACTTTACCTTCGTGTGCCCGACAGAGATTATTGCATTCTCTGACAAAGCGGCAGAGTTCGAAAAACTCGGTGCGCAGGTTATCGGCTGCTCGGTAGACAGCAAGTTCAGCCACCTGGCGTGGACCGAAGTGCCCCGTGACAAAGGCGGTATCGGCGAAATCAAATACCCGATTCTGGCAGACATCACAAAAGACATCGCGCGCAGCTATGGTGTGCTGATCGAAGAAGCTGGCATCGCACTGCGCGGTGTGTTCATCATCGATGGTAACGGCGTGCTGAAATCAGCGACTGTGAATAACAACAACGTTGGCCGTAACATCGACGAAGTTCTGCGCACAGTACAGGCAGACCAATTTGCCGAATCTCACCCAGGCGAAGTTTGCCCCGCAAACTGGACACCCGGTGCGTCTTCAATGAAAGCCGACACGAAGGGTTCAAAAGAATACTTCGCAAAAGTCGCGAAATAA
- a CDS encoding AMP-binding protein — MHDHSVYRKFCDSARRFPASVCLTAEGESLSYAEVHQRVLSLARYLQHELHVSQHEAIIVVADQSRWWLIVSLSIQAIGAVEFPVESAKPANEIAALAEKTGSKVIIVLDTAAAGQLLSLRIVQRSLALIVASGTEPNATTLGNIFESGVGNQRLLSERTIAVSAIIATSGTTGVAKQVPVLQRSFLHAMRVIPRVLKLRRSDVFLSCLPSWHLYARLVEYVAIATGGSVVYSSIPALAGALKTSGVTVFPSFPEIWEAVYRQIISQIEKSKMRIILRSAIRTVIKTDRIFEYWFSRTRYDKQTPSIFAIVKLAYLLPVRWVLQRTIFRAIRRRVSPTLRYAIMGDAPLPLVVDETLRALGFQVLEGYGSTEQCVTALRRPTRNFPGAVGRVLPGVHVTIEALENSGSGAALLGEICVTGPNVFAGYFADMQALKSNPQPPLQYKTGDIGSLDSRGNLVVVGRKINAFRVATGERVFPELVENVLRGSRFVGWVVVTESGDRTPVALVVPDFHELLQWLAQHSYAPALAEYAERPEKHGDFWLPLLAGVAKGLYQKEFERLLIDSGLSAAARPTRIHVLPRRFHRGAELTQTLKPRREFIRREFKSVIFAKRE; from the coding sequence GTGCACGACCATTCTGTCTATCGAAAGTTCTGCGATTCTGCGCGCCGATTTCCCGCGAGTGTCTGCCTTACTGCCGAAGGTGAGAGTCTTAGCTATGCCGAAGTGCACCAGCGTGTGCTGTCGCTTGCTCGCTATCTGCAACACGAACTGCATGTATCGCAGCACGAGGCGATCATTGTGGTGGCCGATCAGAGTCGATGGTGGCTGATCGTCAGCCTGTCAATTCAGGCAATCGGCGCGGTTGAGTTTCCTGTTGAATCGGCTAAGCCCGCGAATGAAATAGCCGCGCTCGCCGAAAAAACGGGCAGCAAGGTGATCATCGTGCTCGATACGGCTGCCGCGGGCCAGCTGCTTTCGCTGCGCATCGTGCAGCGATCTTTGGCATTGATTGTGGCTTCGGGTACCGAGCCCAACGCAACCACCCTCGGCAACATATTCGAGTCAGGTGTGGGCAATCAAAGGCTATTGAGCGAACGTACAATTGCCGTTTCTGCCATCATCGCAACCTCGGGCACAACGGGCGTGGCCAAGCAAGTGCCGGTTTTACAGCGTTCGTTTTTGCATGCGATGCGTGTTATTCCGCGCGTACTGAAGCTGAGGCGCAGCGATGTTTTTCTCTCGTGTTTGCCCTCGTGGCACCTTTATGCCCGACTTGTCGAATACGTTGCCATTGCGACCGGCGGCTCGGTCGTCTACTCTTCAATACCGGCTCTGGCAGGTGCCCTTAAAACTTCGGGGGTAACGGTGTTTCCGAGCTTTCCCGAAATCTGGGAAGCTGTTTATCGGCAGATTATATCGCAGATCGAAAAAAGCAAAATGAGGATTATTCTGCGTTCTGCGATTCGCACTGTGATCAAAACTGACCGCATATTCGAGTACTGGTTCAGCCGCACCCGCTATGACAAACAGACACCTTCGATCTTTGCCATTGTCAAACTCGCATACCTCTTGCCTGTACGCTGGGTCTTGCAGCGCACGATTTTTCGTGCAATTCGCCGGCGTGTGAGCCCGACGCTTAGGTACGCCATCATGGGTGATGCCCCGCTGCCCCTGGTAGTCGACGAAACGCTCAGAGCGTTGGGGTTTCAGGTACTTGAAGGTTATGGTTCAACCGAACAATGTGTTACGGCGCTCAGAAGGCCGACGCGCAACTTTCCCGGTGCGGTCGGCAGGGTATTGCCCGGGGTGCACGTGACGATCGAAGCACTCGAAAATTCGGGTTCGGGTGCAGCGTTGCTCGGCGAGATCTGTGTGACCGGGCCCAACGTGTTCGCCGGTTATTTTGCCGACATGCAGGCATTGAAGAGTAATCCGCAGCCGCCACTGCAATACAAGACTGGCGATATCGGCTCGCTCGACTCGCGCGGTAACCTGGTAGTTGTCGGTCGCAAAATCAATGCGTTTCGTGTCGCGACCGGAGAGAGGGTGTTTCCTGAACTTGTCGAGAATGTCTTGCGCGGCAGCCGGTTCGTCGGTTGGGTTGTAGTTACCGAGAGCGGTGACAGAACACCGGTCGCGCTTGTGGTGCCCGATTTTCATGAGTTGTTGCAGTGGCTCGCGCAGCATTCGTATGCCCCGGCACTTGCCGAATATGCCGAAAGGCCTGAAAAGCACGGTGACTTCTGGTTGCCGCTTCTTGCGGGTGTTGCCAAGGGCCTCTACCAGAAAGAATTTGAGAGACTGCTCATCGACTCAGGTTTGTCTGCAGCGGCGCGGCCGACACGAATTCACGTGCTGCCCCGGCGCTTTCACCGCGGCGCCGAGTTGACACAGACATTGAAGCCCCGCCGCGAATTCATTCGCCGTGAGTTCAAGAGTGTTATTTTCGCGAAGCGAGAATAA
- a CDS encoding DMT family transporter — MQNAWLLLIVSAVLWGGVFHVIKYPLSVAPPFVVIFVRFALTVLLLSPWLIARHNYRRAFNRENLGDLIFLALVGICAYNTFFTYGMALSEPATGSLIIAANPAMTTFISRLWKKEIISPIRWVGIALAFFGLVFIVFEGSAANLGRLQLGAGNLILLGAPFVWAIYSIKSREVLQRVPTMVFTPAVLLLSLPLQGFAALLQLDGFAWAGEAKFWWPVVFLGVMATGVAYLCWNKGIELLGAARGSVFINLIPVTAIVISWVLGHPLHAFHFIGGSIVVLGVILASRK; from the coding sequence ATGCAAAATGCCTGGCTGCTTCTGATCGTCAGCGCCGTGCTCTGGGGCGGCGTTTTTCATGTGATCAAATACCCGCTGTCGGTGGCGCCGCCGTTCGTCGTGATTTTCGTGCGCTTTGCCCTCACGGTACTTCTGCTTTCGCCATGGCTCATCGCGCGCCACAACTACCGGCGCGCATTCAACCGTGAAAATCTGGGAGATTTGATCTTTCTCGCACTCGTCGGCATATGCGCGTACAACACCTTCTTTACCTATGGCATGGCGCTGTCAGAACCCGCGACGGGGTCGCTGATTATTGCGGCCAACCCCGCGATGACAACCTTCATTTCGCGCCTCTGGAAAAAAGAAATCATTTCGCCGATTCGCTGGGTGGGCATTGCGCTCGCTTTCTTCGGTCTCGTGTTTATCGTCTTTGAAGGCAGCGCGGCGAATCTCGGCCGATTGCAACTTGGCGCCGGCAACCTGATTTTACTCGGCGCTCCGTTTGTGTGGGCAATCTATTCGATCAAGAGCCGCGAAGTCTTACAGCGCGTGCCGACCATGGTATTCACGCCCGCGGTGCTGCTGCTCTCGCTGCCACTGCAGGGTTTTGCCGCTTTGTTGCAGCTCGACGGTTTTGCCTGGGCGGGTGAGGCGAAATTCTGGTGGCCCGTCGTCTTTCTCGGCGTTATGGCGACCGGCGTCGCCTACCTCTGCTGGAACAAGGGCATTGAACTTCTCGGTGCAGCCCGCGGTTCGGTTTTTATCAACCTGATTCCCGTGACGGCGATCGTCATCTCATGGGTCTTGGGCCACCCGCTGCATGCATTCCACTTTATAGGCGGATCGATAGTCGTACTCGGTGTTATTCTCGCTTCGCGAAAATAA
- the pyrE gene encoding orotate phosphoribosyltransferase — translation MSDLAADKALLKEAIRKFSYRENHAEPFTLASGKKSPYYFDLKQTLLQPKYLALAGRIVSQIIAQHYQGKVIAAGLTMGADPIIYSAVLAVDYAPGAGKPELVPAIVRKEAKDHGTGKKIEMLKGIDTATPCVMVDDVITTAGSTLKAFAAMREAGFAIKHAVCILDRGEGGAAALAENGVTLLSVFTAEEFKER, via the coding sequence ATGAGCGATCTGGCCGCCGACAAAGCCCTGTTAAAAGAAGCAATCCGCAAATTTTCTTATCGCGAAAACCATGCCGAGCCGTTCACACTGGCGTCAGGCAAAAAGAGCCCGTATTATTTCGACCTGAAACAGACGCTGCTACAGCCGAAATACCTGGCCCTTGCCGGCCGTATTGTTTCGCAGATCATTGCGCAGCACTACCAGGGCAAGGTCATCGCCGCGGGGCTCACGATGGGGGCCGACCCCATCATCTATTCAGCAGTTCTAGCGGTCGACTACGCACCCGGCGCGGGCAAACCTGAACTCGTACCCGCGATTGTGCGCAAAGAAGCCAAAGACCACGGCACGGGCAAGAAGATTGAGATGCTCAAGGGTATCGACACGGCTACCCCCTGCGTCATGGTCGACGACGTGATCACGACCGCAGGCTCTACGCTCAAGGCCTTCGCGGCGATGCGCGAAGCGGGTTTCGCGATCAAGCATGCGGTGTGCATACTTGACCGGGGCGAAGGCGGCGCCGCAGCGCTCGCCGAAAACGGCGTTACCCTGCTTTCGGTTTTCACAGCCGAAGAATTTAAGGAGCGCTAA